Proteins encoded within one genomic window of Pedobacter africanus:
- a CDS encoding DUF6266 family protein: protein MARYKNGINGTFKGKLGNVVGASSRGIDYMRSLPTPTLKAPSEKQLNQRALLSMVSSWLKPLKALIWIGYQIFNGEKTPMNQAVAFHLKEAVTGNSAATYAIDFARAVFSRGELLISLIKQVLALADGILSIEWENPSASVFCKDDDRATVVVYNPAKQEFVTFQDIALRAEQKVDLQLPENFSGDVVHTWMHYVNAAGDAVSTTQYLGEIQIFYQIDL, encoded by the coding sequence ATGGCAAGATATAAAAACGGAATAAACGGCACCTTTAAGGGCAAACTGGGCAATGTGGTTGGCGCGTCATCGCGAGGTATAGATTACATGCGGAGTTTACCAACACCCACACTAAAGGCCCCATCAGAAAAACAATTGAACCAGAGGGCACTGCTGTCTATGGTAAGCAGCTGGCTAAAGCCGCTGAAAGCATTGATATGGATAGGTTACCAGATTTTTAATGGAGAGAAAACGCCAATGAACCAAGCTGTGGCCTTTCATTTAAAGGAAGCTGTTACCGGCAATTCGGCAGCAACCTATGCAATAGATTTTGCCAGGGCGGTGTTTAGCCGCGGTGAGCTATTGATTTCTTTAATTAAGCAAGTGCTGGCATTGGCAGATGGCATACTGAGCATAGAATGGGAAAACCCGTCAGCATCGGTCTTTTGCAAGGATGATGACAGGGCTACTGTTGTAGTTTACAATCCGGCAAAACAGGAATTTGTGACCTTTCAGGATATTGCCCTGCGGGCAGAGCAGAAAGTGGATTTGCAATTGCCGGAAAACTTTAGCGGCGATGTGGTACATACCTGGATGCATTACGTGAATGCAGCAGGTGATGCGGTAAGTACTACGCAGTATTTAGGGGAAATTCAGATTTTCTACCAAATTGATCTATAA
- a CDS encoding C40 family peptidase has product MGIVLFGAIGGLGVCGSGGVIDPSEVGMTSRRDKVLSIARAEVGVREVGNNEGKRVREYLAYTGIKVPAAWCASYISWCFGKAGYDRPRTAWSPAMFPASRIVKEPKPADVFGVWFPDLKRIAHVGLVAEVKGDWIYSLEGNSNNNGSRNGDGVYQRLHHKRTVYKYADWVSAANQKSKIKKQILWQDIKTE; this is encoded by the coding sequence ATGGGCATCGTTTTGTTTGGTGCTATTGGTGGGCTTGGGGTGTGTGGTAGCGGTGGTGTAATAGATCCCTCCGAAGTCGGGATGACAAGTAGGCGGGACAAGGTGCTTAGTATTGCCAGAGCCGAAGTTGGGGTAAGGGAGGTAGGGAATAATGAGGGTAAGCGGGTGCGTGAGTACTTAGCTTATACTGGAATTAAAGTTCCAGCGGCATGGTGCGCTTCCTATATCTCCTGGTGTTTTGGAAAAGCTGGTTATGATCGGCCCCGAACTGCCTGGAGCCCAGCTATGTTTCCGGCATCAAGGATAGTAAAAGAGCCTAAGCCTGCGGATGTGTTTGGGGTATGGTTTCCGGACTTGAAAAGGATTGCGCATGTAGGGCTTGTTGCTGAGGTTAAGGGTGATTGGATTTACAGCCTGGAAGGTAACAGCAATAACAATGGAAGCAGAAATGGGGATGGCGTTTACCAGCGCTTGCACCATAAACGAACAGTATATAAATATGCAGATTGGGTTTCAGCCGCCAATCAAAAATCAAAAATCAAAAAACAAATATTATGGCAAGATATAAAAACGGAATAA